The Salvelinus alpinus chromosome 25, SLU_Salpinus.1, whole genome shotgun sequence genomic sequence TCATTTACTGTATTATGTGCACTGAGGTTTTAAATTactatgtagttatgtagtttcTCAACAACCCTGAAGTTGAGAATATATTGCACTGACATTGCATTTACGATTTCAAGGAGTGAGTAGACTAGTATGGCCTATACATGCTTTCTCGATGCTTACTGGGAAATAATGACAATGCATTCCTCTATTATTTGAATAACTTCAAAATATTCTTTACTTTTTATCCACAGCAAAGAAACCGGTAAGTCAGTTAACTTACTTTTCAAATACAGAAAATACCTTCAGACTTGTGTGCTATGTGTTTGACATaatgtgttgttgttccaggaGGATCCCACACCTGGGACTGATGACGTAAGATATCTGCATTATTTGTCTATCTCTGCTTCTTTACTTCAGTCAACTCAGTCTTAAAAAACTTTTCAAATCAAGCGAAGTAAAGAACAAAAGTATTTTCTAGCTTGCTATATCTTAGATCCCAGTGTTGTCCTGGTGGATGTAAACAGAATACTGTCTGTTTCACAGGGCTCCGGAGGAGAGGGCAAAGGAGAGTTAGGAGGCTTACAAAATAATAGTTAATACACATTAACGTAATAACATTAATATTGTTTCGGAAACCCCTCAAAAAATGGAATTTAGATTTTCACATGTCAGGGTAATGGGTGTAATCATTGAGACAATTGAAGGGAAAACATTTCCATCAGAAAGGTTTTCCGAAACCAATAGGTGAGTCTAGTAATGTTATTTTTGTCATTTCCAGGGGAAGAAGGGAAAAGGTGGAAAAGGGGGACACGGCCATGGGAAAGCCGGCGAGCATGGAGGAGATCATGGAGGCGACCATAAAGGAAAAGGAGGCGAGCATAAAGGAAAAGGAGGCGAGCATAAAGGAAAAGGAGGCGAGCACGGAGATCATGGAGGCGAGCATAAAGGAAAAGGAGGCGAGCATAAAGGAAAAGGAGGCGAGCATGGAGAtcatggaggtgaccaaaaaGGAAAAGGAGGCGACCACGGAGGAAAAGGAGGTCGTGGAGGACATTAAAGATTTAATCATGTACCATTTGCATCTGTTTAATCACGGTAATTATTACGGAAAAAACATGTTGAGCGATTTATTAAAGTTTACAAATCTCTAATAAAACCTACTTATAAAACAGAGTCATATGTTTGTATAACTTCTTAATGCATAATAATCATGCAATACAATGAACATTTTACATTGTAGAAACACAAAAATTACAGCAAAATAAGTCATTTTTTGCCATCTAAACAAGTCACTATATGTCAGAGGCGTCGAGATACTATCATACTACACCATTCCTGTGTAGcccataccagaccaacatatCAAACATTCAGTGAAGGACAGCTCAACGTCATTTTTATAATTTTACTCACATACAGAACATTAACCAACGGGGTAGTAATAAACCCGGAACAATGACCAGGTATGTCCCTGAGTCTTGGAAATATAATCCTGTTTCTTGTGGATATTTGTCTCCCCTTGCACCACTATTTTTAACCGTTGTTATCAATAATTTCCATGTGAACGTCCACACAACATTCAGGAAAAAAATCCCAAATGTTTTATTAACCATCCAAAAAATTTTAAGCGCGTAAAGTAGTTGACGGATAAAAACATGTCACAATAGGCCTGATGGAAAGCAAATGTCGGTAAACTTTACAAATGTCGTCAAAACAAAATATGACAAGGTGTGATCTTTTTGTTTCGGTAAAATTACGTTGGAAacgcttttatgcgcaaatattgatataataaccatcatatcaagTAAAGTCAGGACATGACATGTTgcgtggtcctcccactacgactcaagAAGACAGACATTTTATTAGGCTACAACAAATTAAATATataaacttcacagggtggtgaaaggtgatgagcttgatggtccttcccaataaatatcgagggtattattctggtgacatgatgatcgattcttggctgccgtttgacaaattaAAATGAATTCGCTTTTGTTCATAATAATTTCATTACGTATTATGTATCTGCAAACTGTTGGCTAGACAGCaggtgccaataccagagtgagCACATTCGCTATATAATGCACAAAAAAATCAGAGTTGAAAATTCGATGGAAACAATTTACTTGTATTTGACTGCAAAATATACTttttgtgcactacgtcatcacgcacagacttttatcagcagcaaatcaatttgatggaaacagaTCTGTGGTGGGAAAATGCTTATATTTTATGTAAACGGCTTTAAAAATATTCGCATacaaatctgtcgccaattggatagaAACATAACTAGTTTTCAACATAAAGCCCACAAAATAGGCTACTATTCCAGCCTGAATCGATAAATGATGGTCGgctaatgccgcgttcaaaacaactgggaactcggaaatctcagacttccaaCCTTAGTGACATGACGTCAGTGagcttcaggtcggaaagtcagaTCTCTAGAAAAAGAccagagttcccgagttggattACCGTTCAAACCGATTTTTCCCATTCAGcgcttgtttttgttgttgttgttgatgagttCCCAGTTAAAAGCACTGAAATCGAggatttccaagttcccagttgtctcgaAACCACCATAAGGCAAGGCAATAATAATTGCGTGCTCCGTCTTCGACTTTGTCATCGATTGACAAATTGCTATAACGTATGTGGTTAGCCGATACTTAAAATACCTATCCACGCGTTGTAAGATTTGTTAGGCATAAGCGACGTCTAAGCGTAGGAACGCAGCCACAGTAAAAGGGCCAATTTCCTCTCATTTAATTGTACTTGCAGTTGACTCTTACCACCAAAGGAATACATCAAAAATGTGTTCAAAATATAATACATTAGAGGTCTGTGCTACAGATATGTAAAATGCAGTTATGTATACAGCAATGGAATGTTTGTACACAGATAacatgtatatattttaattCAGTTGAACAAAACATGACAAAAGTGTCTTGCACATGTCTATGTAAAAGTACAGTATAAAAACCTGAATCACATTTTCAAGTGTCTCATTGCTAAGTCTCCACAATCTGGGATGTTGCGTCACACAAACAATATGacagaaaaaatgaaaaaaaagctGATCAAATATTATCCATCCATGATATCATAATATTTATAAAACATTCACAAagatcaaagctcatcactaagctaaggaccctgggacaaaacacctccctctgcaactggatcctggacttcctgacgggctgcccccaggtggtaagggtaggtaacaacacatctgccacgctgatcctcaacacaggggcccctcctgtactccctgttcactcatgactgcattgcCAGGCACgactgactccaacaccatcagtatgtttgcagatgacaacagttataggcctgatcaccgacaatgacgagacagcctatagggaggcggtcagagacctggccgtgtagtgccaggacaacaacctctccctcaacgtgattaagacaaaggagatgattgtggactacaggaaaaggaggaccgagcacacccccattctcatcaacggggctgtagtggagcaggttgagagcttcaacttccttggtgtccacatcaccaacaaactaacatggtccaagcacaccaagacagttgtgaagagggtatgacaaaacctattccccctcaggagactgaaaagatttggcatgggtcctcagatcctcaaaaggttttacagctgcaccatcgagagcatcctgacaggttgcgtcactgcctggtatggcaactgctcgcctCCGACCACatggcactacaaagggtagtgcgtatggccccgTACCTCActcgggccaagcttcctgccatccaggacctttataccaggcagtgtcagaggaaggccctaaaaattgtcaaagactccagccaccctagtcagactgttctctctgctaccgcacggcaagcggtaccggagcgccaattctaggtccaagaggcttctaaacagcttctatccccaagccataagactcctgaacttcTAATCTaacggctacccagactatttgcaaagGTCATGGTACTTCTGAATGAGAGTTGTTGGATCTTGTACTTTGCACCGGAAAATTCATCACTCTTTCATTGTTCAGTGTGGTAACTTAGTTCACTCGCAAATTGCATTTGAGTGAATGTGTTTGACAATAACCTTTAATACGATGTCCTGCACTAAAGATCCCCTGGGGGATCCATGGTTGAGGCAACACATTCACCTGAATGTTTCtgcacctcctcttcctctgagaAAGGATTCACCCCACCATTCCTGGGACCACTATAGGTCTCTATGGGATATTGGTTTACCAGCATCTCATCCACCCGCTTCAGTCAATGTTCAGGAGATTTTTTCGGTTCCATTTTATCAGTTATAGGGGCAGGGTTTTTCGTAAGCCTTGGTTTCTTTACTTGTTTCTATGGTATCTCCGACCACACTGTTCTCTGACTTCATGGCTCTCAGTCACATCCACACTCACTGTTAATGACTCAGAGCAATGCCCCTTGACCTCCCTGACAACATAatataatctacacacaatacaccataatgacaaagcaaaaacggaaagatcacatttacataagtattcagactctttactcagtactttgttgaagtctcgagtcttcttgggtatgacgctacaagcttggcatacctttccgctaggtgacctaaactgtgacatgcttaacaccccggccatcctacaatctaagcttgatgccctcaatctcacacaaattatcaatgaacccaccaggtacaaccccaaatccgtaaacacgggcaccctcacagatatcatcctaaccaacttgccctccaaatacacctctgctgttttcaaccaagatctcagcgatcactgcctcattgcctgcaccCGTAATAGGtctgcggtcaaatgaccacccctcatcactgtcaaacgctccccaaAACACTTTCACTGCCTTTCTAAATCGACGGCTGGTAACCTGGAAGGAtcttgacct encodes the following:
- the LOC139553663 gene encoding axoneme-associated protein mst101(1)-like isoform X1, whose product is MLSRCLLGNNDNAFLYYLNNFKIFFTFYPQQRNRRIPHLGLMTGRREKVEKGDTAMGKPASMEEIMEATIKEKEASIKEKEASIKEKEASTEIMEASIKEKEASIKEKEASMEIMEVTKKEKEATTEEKEVVEDIKDLIMYHLHLFNHGNYYGKNMLSDLLKFTNL
- the LOC139553663 gene encoding axoneme-associated protein mst101(1)-like isoform X2, whose product is MIQQRNRRIPHLGLMTGRREKVEKGDTAMGKPASMEEIMEATIKEKEASIKEKEASIKEKEASTEIMEASIKEKEASIKEKEASMEIMEVTKKEKEATTEEKEVVEDIKDLIMYHLHLFNHGNYYGKNMLSDLLKFTNL
- the LOC139553663 gene encoding axoneme-associated protein mst101(1)-like isoform X3: MNDPGKRIPHLGLMTGRREKVEKGDTAMGKPASMEEIMEATIKEKEASIKEKEASIKEKEASTEIMEASIKEKEASIKEKEASMEIMEVTKKEKEATTEEKEVVEDIKDLIMYHLHLFNHGNYYGKNMLSDLLKFTNL